TGCTGTTGACATTTGAATAAGCTGTCAAAAGAAACTTTAATTCATTTTTAAATAAAACAAGCTTTGAAACCCTGTTGTTGATTTGTGGTTAAAACAGGGTTAAAATGTGACAGAAACAGTACAAACTGATTAACTAAGTTCTGCATGTTTTTTTTAACAGGGAATTGACCATTGGGGACAGATCAAAGTTATAAAATGAAAGTTCAGATAAAGGTAATTAAGGTAAAGCGTAAATCAAGACAGTTTATTTGTGGGTTTAATACCTTACTAAAAAAAATGGCTGCAAACCAGGCAAATATTTAGTCAATCTGGCCCGATGTTGACTCAACCAATTTCTGCCCATAGAGTTGCTTACTGTATATTCTATCACTTGCATAGTTCAGTGTAAGATTTGCCCTTAGGGTGCTCTTAGGTTCATAGGGGTCAGGCAGATTAGTGAAAGGTTGTGAACTGTCATGATCACAGCTACCAGGTAACACCCATGTCCTAAACCTCCCATGCACTCTAAACCCTCAGCCACAGTGCACCAAGTTAAACCAGTATGACCTAAACATGACCTTGAACACCATACAACAAACAATAAAAACATATGTTGTTGTGAGCCACTTACCTTATACATGCATTATAACACATATTTCTACAGGCACTTATAAGGAACCAATTAGCATTAATGAATGCTTACAGAATCTTTGACATTTCTGCTGGATATAAAAATGATAAACATGATAGAGTTTCTGAATTGAGTTAACAATAGTACTATTTTGTGAAATTATGTCTAAAATAGATGGTGAAATCATAAAGATTAATCTCCGTATTACATTATGTGACTATATGAAACGTTTACATAGGTTGCTACTGTAGGAAATAACCTTTTCCAAGCAACTTttgacccccccaaaaaacaaattTGAACGACAAACATCCTTTTTGTTGACACTGTGGTGCATGTCTTCAGTGTCATGGAAAGTTTGAGGGGCATGGGGTCAGCAACATCTTCTTTGATAGGCTATAGACAAACATATGGTAAAGGTGTGTGTCCTAGAGATTGCCATCTCCCAAACAAGTCACTGCTACAGAGGAGGGCTTCAGGACATGTCTGTCACTGTTGACAGCAGAAGTAAGTTTTGAAATGAATGGAAACTAAGAAATGTGTATTACATTGTTCAAATATAGTTGATTATCTTTATGGGTAATGAAATCTTTAAATACATGTATCGTTCTGCAGAAATGAGTAAGTATATTAGGAAACAGTTACGTGATGTAATAAGATAAATGTGCCAAGTGTTCCGTGGGATATTTGTGTGACAAAATAATATCACATTACTCGTACTTTGAAAAGCACTTCTTATTAGTATTATCATTAATATCGTAAATATACTTGTTGATGATCCTTGCTGCTATTCGAGTGCATGCAAAAGTGGTGATGATTATGGTCACACCTTCACAACTATGAAAGAAGGTGGTGTGGTTGATTCTCCAGTGCGCTTCATTGTCTGACTAATCCATATACTTTTCGGCGGGTTTATTGTTTTAGTACCAAATTCACTCAGCTGCCAACGTAATAGCTATGAAttgttaacatttacatttacatttaagtcatttagcagacactcttatccagagcgacttacaaattggtgcattcaccttatgacatccagtggaacagtcactttacaatagtgcatctaaagtTGGAATGAAttggattggatttgatttgatcattgaATTAGTTAAATTCTTCTTTTTAACTCTGACTTTTCACAACAATTTTAAACTGTACTATCTAAATTGATATTATAACAGTTAGTAGAGTAGTATAACGTTGCATCTGTTGCAAAATAGGTGGACATAATATCGACACATTGCGCAATACATAGGCTAAATTGAAGTAGGCTATTTCTTAATTGAAGTTCAATCATGCACACTTGGGGGAGATTCGGAAAAATCTTCCACTTAAATCGAGTTTTCCCTTAGCCATGCATTGACGTGAATGTGGGACTCCCGTACATGAGAGTTTCACCAAAGAGGAAGTTAGGATTCGCCCCTTAGGCCCTCGACTCAGAGTTTATTTGACAGCAGTGAACATCTAgcataatgtaataataataataataataataataataataatacatcttCTTCATCTGTTTAATAACACACTTTGTAAGCATCCTAATTTTACGTTTTTTAAAAGTAAAGTATCTATCAGGTGGAGCAAATGCATGTTTATTGATTTAATGTTAGCATATAGATAATCTTATCCTCTTGATGCCATCTGAATGTCTCATAAAATAATTCACAAACAAAACAATTCTACAACAACAAACCAGCCCTTAGTTTTTCAACAAAAAAGTTGATTATTCTTAATTCATAATTTGCTCTCTCAGTTTCCTCTTACCTTTCTTTGAAGTCGACTATACCTGTATCCACCTGAAGCTAAAGTCACGAATGCAATAAATAAGAAATATTATCTACAACTAAAACACAGCTAATTATCAGTTATCAGGTACATGTGGCAGAGGTGTCAtggaacatggtggtggcagaaagCAAATTTAAAGGCTTGTATCACGCGACAGTGACTGATTTCTATACATTTAGTCAACCAACGGTTTCCCTTTCACCAACGGACTGCAGCTGGTGGCACGCAACCTATTCTCTTATGACTGAAATATAAGGCTGCTTACTCAAACCACACAAAATTATCAGGGTGTTCGTGACAATGTTTCAGCTCTAGGTTATTGAAATAGGAATATTTACACTATATTTGTGGGGCTGTGTACACAATACGGTGTCCCTATGGCGTTGTGTCGCTGCGGCCTATGGACAAGTGTGTGAGAATGGTAACTTACCTAAGTTGTCAATGGATAGAAAACAGCACTCAACCCTTTGGGACAAATTTGTATTGGTATATGTGCATAATGACTCATTTGTTTATTTGCTTCATTTGATTATGCAAACACACATTTGTAAGATGTAGAATAAATGTGTACTCGAAATGACTTGTAGTTGGAATAAGTTGTCACATCTTTAAATGGGTTACACAGCATAAGCCATTTGAAGATGAATCCTaacttgttttttttaatgtGTGGAAGTTAGACCTGAATACCAAGGTGTAAATCCTATCTCTCACAAGCCTCAACTTGACATTATCTTACAAATATCAATAGCCTACGAAGCTTGTGGATAGGCTAACTCTCTGTGCTGCTGTGActgatttgtcattatgttacCCAGATATGGATCTCACAAGCTTTTTTGGTATGGATTACGGTCACAGCCTGGTGACAGGGGACTACTTTGACTACAACGACACTTCAACCAGAGGCTACGAGCTGATTGAGCGTTGCGAAGCCAGCGAGCAACAGCTGACCATCAAGGTCTTCCAGACCTGTGTTTTCCTCCTGGTTTTTCTCCTGGGCCTGCTCGGCAACTCCCTGGTCATCGCCACCTTTGTTCTCTACCGCCGCCTGCGTCTCCGCTCCATGACTGACATCTTCCTCTTCCAGCTGGCCCTAGCCGACCTCCTCCTACTCCTTACCCTGCCCATCCAGGCTGGGGACACCCTCCTGGGCCACTGGGCCTTCGGCAATGCCCTGTGCAAGGCAACGCATGCTAGCTACGCTGTCAACACCTACAGCGGGCTGCTGCTGTTGGCCTGCATTAGCGTAGACCGCTACATGGTGGTGGCTCGGACCCAGGAGGTGCTGAGGCTACGTAGCCGCATGCTGACGGGTGGCAAGCTGGCCTCGCTGGGCGTCTGGCTAACCGCCCTGCTACTTAGCCTGCCCCAGATCCTCTTCTCCGGGGTGGAAAGAGAACAGGGGGGGGAGGCACACTGCGGCATGAACGTGTGGGTGGAGGAGAGCTGGCGGGTCAAGACGGCCACCCGCTGTGCCCAGATTGCCGGCTTCTGCCTGCCCTTCCTTGTCATGGTAGCCTGCTACTCGCTGATTGGCCGAGTGCTGTGTGAGGGGCGGGGGGGCTGGCGGCGCCAGCGGACCCTGAGGCTGATGGTGGTGCTGGTGGCCGTCTTCCTGCTCTTCCAGCTTCCCTACACCGTGGTGCTCTCCCTCAAGGTGGCAGGGCCAGGGGCTGCCAAGCAGACTTGCGATCAGTGGGCTGCCACACTGCTGAGGGAGTATGTGACTTGCACCCTGGCATATACCCGCTGCTGTCTCAACCCCCTCCTATATGCCCTGGTGGGTGTCCGCTTCAGGGGCGACGTTCTGAAGCTGCTCCACGGCGTTGGCTGCCTGTGCTGGGCCATGTCTGGGCCTCACCTGGAGAGCTGTACCTCGGGGTCACCCACCTCCCTGGGCTTAACCACGCTCTCCCCCCTGCCGCCCACCTCACCTCTGCTCCTACCCCCCGACACCCTGGCACACAGCATCAAATATCAGCTTCCAACAGCAAGCCATCCCTCTGGCCCGACCAAGGTGTTTCTCTTCCCTAGTAGGCCTACCCTGCCCTCAGATGGCCTGCTTCAGTCCACTGTCTCCAAAACCAAACCGGTCTAAATCAATCTTTGTATAGCTTGTGTGATCCTTATCAGGACTCACTTTTATATTTCATGTTAAGATTTGCATTAATCGATCATTAATTCTATTCAATTGTATTTCACTTTAGTGTCCACTTTTATAATATATCTTATGTGCATTAATTGTGTATTACTGTAATCAAGCAGTGCTTGTGGGACTGTGACTGTATGTTTCCACTTGTGACAGCTCTACCTGAAATTATGCtataaatgttttttaaatatgaATATGCTTCATGTGATATTTTGGCCTGAATTTCTATTTAATATTAATATATCAaatagaaatatataaatataatatttgCCTCACTTATCTTTGTAACAGAAACATATATTTTTGAAAATAGTACATACACTAATACTAAAAATACTAAATATAGTATGCATGTATGTACTACAATGTTACAACATAAGGttgtaaattattattattaatgccaATGTAATATTCAATGGTTGATGGAACATGTCTGAAATAAGTATTATGTGAAGATATGTTTAAACAAGTGCAATATAGACTGTCCTCATATATTATAGAATCATGTAGTTATGGTGTGTCTTTAAGGCCAACTGTTTAAACAAAATTTTATagcatggcattgttgaatactggTTTCTAATTGGCTTCAAGGGCATTCTATTTCGCTATAACACAGcacggtagaattcaatggctatagttgattcttacatgttctatgtttgagctgcttttgaaagcaacaTTAGAGttgaaaacattattggcattgttgaattCAATTTTCATAACAGCAATCTGGGACTGATTGGTTTTGTTTGATGAACCAGCAAGTCTGTTTGTTTAgttaccaaggcaactactgTAAACGTGCTAGCTGCTTCATTACGGAACACCGTTTAGGTCTTTGCGTGTCGAAAAatatacacgtcaaataacaTTATTTGACCCGTAAAATTACACTATTTGACACGTTAAATAAGTTtttaatttgacacgtcaaataacacagttTAATTGTAGAATGTTGTGTTGGACCGCAACTTctgaggtagctagctagcaccaatacaacctgcctgtcatcatctaaaataacccgaatttataagacagttcttatttgattaatgttCAGACCCATCGATGTGAAGCTAGCcccaataaggattagccacaatagtgaactttgccttcaaaataaaagtctgtAATTGACAgcgatgcaaatgaatacaaatagtagaattatgccataattgaatagatcatgctaaacgaGGATAGAATGTTATATCaaatcaacaaaagacaataatttgttaattcgacaaaaatctgttgaaatcacactgtATGTATTagactttagaattgcattggaggcctgctatgctttatctgccaggtcaggtcacagttgcaaatgagaacttagcctacctggttaaataaaggtgaaataaaaaataaaataaataaatgcttatttcactgtacagccttacctatggattgtggatcaatgacatgggtTATTAgactactcagtgacacccagagaacattagcgTCATAACTCTTATTGTgggactctgaaacaactgtgaATTGAGCCAAATGTATTGTCAACgtatgtgtattgaacactattccagaggaaaaacaatacaacctggatgttttggagtctgataactCTGAGAGGGACgttgggaaaaaaatattttgggtATTGACTAGACTGATACTCCATGTCATTGAGCCTGAATCCTTAGGTAAAGCatgtacagtgcaatatgaatgtcaatgcacacaataggctgactgggaAGGTGATTTCACAGTCACAGTCCGGCGATGAGCTACAACGCTAATGTTTGCataaactcttcacagttgtgtttTGTGGGTTTCACctagtagactgataccccatttcattgcttctCATTATCTAGTCaaaatatggcatgattccaccaattgtaaccttctgCATTACTTTCAAAGAGGTGTTTTTATTTggaaggcaaaccgcaaattaAAAAACATATTATGCCTAATCCTGTGCTAGCTAGGTATCCCTGATGTTTCGGTCCAACACAACATTCTACAATTAAACTGtgttatttgacatgtcaaattaaaagcttatttgACAAAGTATTAGTATGGAAGTCCCAAGAGTTCAAATCGTTTTACCCGGAACAAGTCTTAACACTTGCAATTATTTTTCACTTGCTTGTTTCAAGTGTCACTTGATTTTGTACATGTGATTTATTAACCTGTCCAGTGTGTGTTGACAGGTGATTTGTTATGGGCATTTTTACACgcgttcattacacctgttcagccTATTGGGAAAGAAATGGCGTTTTTGTAGTAGTTTTTGGATAATCACATTTTGAGATTATTCAAGCATTTATATATTGAAAAAAAGCCCATAAA
The sequence above is drawn from the Oncorhynchus gorbuscha isolate QuinsamMale2020 ecotype Even-year linkage group LG11, OgorEven_v1.0, whole genome shotgun sequence genome and encodes:
- the ccr10 gene encoding C-C chemokine receptor type 10 — encoded protein: MDYGHSLVTGDYFDYNDTSTRGYELIERCEASEQQLTIKVFQTCVFLLVFLLGLLGNSLVIATFVLYRRLRLRSMTDIFLFQLALADLLLLLTLPIQAGDTLLGHWAFGNALCKATHASYAVNTYSGLLLLACISVDRYMVVARTQEVLRLRSRMLTGGKLASLGVWLTALLLSLPQILFSGVEREQGGEAHCGMNVWVEESWRVKTATRCAQIAGFCLPFLVMVACYSLIGRVLCEGRGGWRRQRTLRLMVVLVAVFLLFQLPYTVVLSLKVAGPGAAKQTCDQWAATLLREYVTCTLAYTRCCLNPLLYALVGVRFRGDVLKLLHGVGCLCWAMSGPHLESCTSGSPTSLGLTTLSPLPPTSPLLLPPDTLAHSIKYQLPTASHPSGPTKVFLFPSRPTLPSDGLLQSTVSKTKPV